Below is a window of Herminiimonas arsenicoxydans DNA.
TACGAATGCAATTTCAGTACCTAATTGGATAGACGCCAGTTGAGCGGTATCTATCAAGTCTGCGCGTAGATCCATGACCATATTCTTCAAAAGAATACACACCGCCTTCGGCCTGATTAAATACCAGAGCAACAGGGTCAAGGAAATAATGAAAAGATGAAACAGATGCACATTGATCAGTGTGCGTTGGATATGAGCGATCGTCTGAAAAATTGCCGCAGCAGTGAACATGCAGACTCTGCATGTTGTTAATGAAATTCGATCCTGTACTTACAAAGTGCCAGCAAATGGCGCCAGCCTGTCAATCCTCGTTTTCTTCTTTAGCGCGCATCGCTGCCTGTATCGCCCGATGGGAAAATCCACGTTGCAACAGGAATCGCATTTGCTTTGCACGACCGTTCGCATCGCTTGCCGCAACACCGAATTTTCTTGTCCAGACTTCCCGCGCGCGCGCGACCTCATCCTGCGCCAGTGCGGCTTTTATTTCAGTCAAGGAGTCGGGATCGATATTGTGGCTTTTCAGCTCGGACAAAATCCGGCTATTGCCGAAGCGCGCCGCCCGCCGATTGACAAGCGACTCGGAAAAACGTGCTTCGGACATGAAATTGGCTGCTTCCAGCGTATCGAGCAAGGCCTCAATATCGTCGCCTTCCTGCGCATAGCGCGCCAGTTTGCGCGCCAGCTCCTGACGACTATGTTCGCGCGCCGACAAATAGCGAAGCGCCCGCGCTTTCAGACTCACTTGCAGTTTTGCCATATGAGTCCTTCAGCGCGGGCGCCCGTTAAAAACCATCATCAAATCGACATCAAGCAATACTGGCTCAGCCGAACTATTTACTCGACTTCTTTCAGCTCTTTGGCTTCCTTGCTTTCCTTGGCGGAAGCCTTCTTCGCAACAGGTTCATCCGACTTGATCGCGCCGAGTTCAGGCACGCCCAAGGAGGCGCGCACCTTGTTTTCGATTTCACGCGCGAGTTCCGGACGCTCTTTCAAATAATTGCGTGCATTGTCCTTGCCCTGGCCAATACGTTCGCCGTTATAGCTATACCAGGCACCGGATTTTTCGACGATTTTTGCATCCGAACCCAGATCCAGAATCTCGCCTTCGCGCGATGTGCCTTCGCCATACAGAATTTCGAAATGCGCTTCCTTGAATGGCGGCGCGATCTTGTTCTTGACGACCTTGACCTTGGTTTCATTGCCGATGACTTCATCGCCCGATTTGATCGAGCCGGTACGACGAATATCCAGGCGTACCGAAGCATAAAATTTCAATGCATTACCACCGGTCGTGGTTTCCGGATTGCCGAACATGA
It encodes the following:
- a CDS encoding Hypothetical protein; putative membrane protein (Evidence 5 : No homology to any previously reported sequences), coding for MFTAAAIFQTIAHIQRTLINVHLFHLFIISLTLLLWYLIRPKAVCILLKNMVMDLRADLIDTAQLASIQLGTEIAFVLISVACVDLSGEAHRRTGLIQLLLAVVTSIFYCCYMKRIFQ
- the recX gene encoding Regulatory protein RecX (Evidence 2a : Function of homologous gene experimentally demonstrated in an other organism; PubMedId : 12718403; Product type r : regulator), with product MAKLQVSLKARALRYLSAREHSRQELARKLARYAQEGDDIEALLDTLEAANFMSEARFSESLVNRRAARFGNSRILSELKSHNIDPDSLTEIKAALAQDEVARAREVWTRKFGVAASDANGRAKQMRFLLQRGFSHRAIQAAMRAKEENED